The sequence below is a genomic window from Salvelinus sp. IW2-2015 unplaced genomic scaffold, ASM291031v2 Un_scaffold10827, whole genome shotgun sequence.
ATCTATAACAGACTGGCACCTACATTACCATCTATAACAGACTGGCACCTACATTACCATCTATAACAGACTGGCACCTACGTTACCATCTATAACAGACTGGCACCTACGTTACCATCTATAACAGACTGGCACCTACATTACCATCTATAACAGACTGGCACCTACATTACCATCTACAGCAGGGGGAATTATTTCCCTGAGTGTCTTGGTAAAATACCTATCGTAATGATTATTAATTTATAATCACAAGAATACTAAATCAAGATAATATTTCTTCTTACAGGCTTGTACCATCAGCCACACCGACCCCAACAAGTACTACGACAAGGAACTCAAACTTGCCAAGTCGCTGGCCCTGGTCCTCTTCCTGTTCGCCATCAGCTGGCTTCCCCTCCACATCATCAACTGCATCACGTTGTTCTGTCCAACCTGCGACAAACCCCTGTTCCTGATCTACATCGCCATCTTGCTCACGCACGGCAACTCAGCCGTCAACCCCATCGTCTACGCCTTCCGCATCAAGAAGTTTCGCGACGCTTTTCTGAAGATCTGGAAGCAGTACTTCTGTTGTAAGGACGTACCCGCCATTTTGAACCAGCCTAGTGAGAAGGATCGTAAGGAGAAGGAGAACCAGAATGGGAACGGGAATCCTAATCCGATCGGGGACTCACCGCCAGCTCCTTCGCCATCACAAGAAGGGCAGCAGCTTCCACTAGAGCAGATGGTTAAGCAGCAGCTGCCACAGTCTCACGATGATGCCGACCCTCGGCAGAAACCGCCGATGGAGCACAACAATATCTAACTTTCCCCGGAAGAAAGGGAGTTTCTACATTGACGTGTTCAGAAATCTTTGAGTTCCTATGTTTTTGGAGATGACTAGAGGTTGTTTGACAGGAGTCAGAGGCATCCCGATAGTAGTCGTTCCCGAATGTGAGGCAACCAATGGAGAAGGAGTGTGGAAAAACATTTCATCAGTTTACTTTTTTGTACCTTGCACCTGCACCTGGATGTGACTGGATGTTTGTGTATACTACTTTGAAAGGAGTGTGACATGGTACCTACTGAATTGAAGGATTCTGGAGCAGTGTTGGGCGACTTGCAGCTTAAGGATCCTTCTTACAGACTGTGAAATCAAATTTTAACATTCATGTTTtttgtaaacacacacaacataatctCACTGGATACGACCGATGGACAAACTTACCTTCTCGAGGAGGGATGCAGTATTGCAGGGAGGAGGCATGGAGTATTGGCAGCGACGCAGAGGCAGCGGATGAAGTTattggaggagggaggatggactaTTGGAGAGGAGGGAACAGGATGAGTATATGGACCGGAGGGACGGGAGGAGGAAGGCAGTGAGTATTGGAGGAGGATTGGACAGCGAAGCGAGTattggagggaggaggatggaggtattgcgcaggagggaggaggatggaatattgtgagggaggagggaggattcGAGCTATTGAGGGAGGGAGCGGGGGATGGCCATAATTGGATGGTTGAGGGGCGCGATGATCTattgaggagggagatggagtatTGAGGCAGCGAGGAGGAGATTGGGGGAGGACGGCGAGGAAGTCATTAGAGGGCAAGCGAGGCGTGTTGGTCAGGATGGAGTcattggagggaggagggattggCAGTATTGGAGGGAgcgaggcgagggagggaggcgagtattggagggagggaggaggatgagtaCTGGATCGGACGGAAGGAAGGGTGGACGGGAAGAGCCCAAAATGCAATTTAATGGTTTACAAAAACCCTTGGTGCACCAGCACAGACACCCTCTTTTGTGGCTCTTATCATTTGTCCTCCACCCCCGCGCGCTAGAGGCCGAGAGGAGAGTGTttagagagaggctggagaggagaggctgtagaggagaggagacggtgagaggagaggtgagagagaggtgtagaggcGGACGAGGATACGttgtagaggggagagagggctgTAGAGAAAGCAGGAGGTGAtgtagagggaaagaggagaggtccTG
It includes:
- the LOC112079991 gene encoding adenosine receptor A1 encodes the protein ACTISHTDPNKYYDKELKLAKSLALVLFLFAISWLPLHIINCITLFCPTCDKPLFLIYIAILLTHGNSAVNPIVYAFRIKKFRDAFLKIWKQYFCCKDVPAILNQPSEKDRKEKENQNGNGNPNPIGDSPPAPSPSQEGQQLPLEQMVKQQLPQSHDDADPRQKPPMEHNNI